AGCGAGCGCCGCAGCCGCTCCGCGTTGAAGTCCGGGTCCGCGTCCGACTCGCGCCCCGCCATGACCTCCACCGGCTCGTCTCCGAAGCGCTCCGCGAGCCACTCCGGCGTCCAGCGGGACAGGGCGGGCCAGTCCGCCATCAGTCCCTCGATGATGACGGGACGGTTGCGGTGGTAGTAGCGCTCGAAGAACTCCTCCGGCGGCAGGTGACGCCGCCGCTCCACTACCGGAGCCTCGCCAGTGGGGTGCTCCTGCCGGTACAGCGCGGCCCGGGACTCCAGCAGCGCCTCCAGCTCGCGGCGGCGGTGCGTCGTCGCTCGCGCCTGGATGACGGCGGGATGGGCCGCGACGGACTCCACCTCCGCGCCGGCCTGCTCGGGGGTGAGGCCCGCCTCCTCCAAAAGCACGTTCAGACGACGCGGCGACACTCCGCGCGTCAAGTTCTCCGCGATCCACGCTCGCCACGGGTGCGAGGGGTTCTGAGCAGGCGGCATCACGCGCGGGTGCGATATACCACTAGTGGAGTCCCCGTAGTCGCGTTGGAGACCTGCGATGAGCCTGTCGGATCCGCCCCCGAAGATCGTGCCGAACCCGCCGCCCAACCCGTCCACCCGGAAGGAGCTGATCGTCCCCAATCCGGGCAGCCACTCCCACCCGGACACCGAGCGCACCCGGCCGACGGCTCCGCCCTCCACGCCTCCGCTGGAGAAGTGAGCGCCGGCCCCCGGCGCCTCACCGCAGCTTCCACCAGGTGTTGCCTCCCGGGACGTCGAACTCCTGGAAGGTGACGGACACGCTGACGTCGAGCGCGAACACCTGGTGCCACCAGCCCGCGGGGATGAGCAACATCTCCCCGGGCCCCACCACCGCCTCCAGCACGTCCGCCTCCCGGTACGCAGGGAAGCGCTCCAGGTCCGGCGCATCCGCGTCCACCTGGCTCCACACCTCACGATGGCTGTAGAGGTGGTGCGTCTGGAATGAGGGGATGAGCCGGAAGCGCTTGCGCCCGGCAATCTGCCCGAAGAAGACGGTGCCCAGGTCGTGGTGCATCGCCGTACGCGTGCCCTCGGGCCCCACCCAGAGCTTCACCGCCCCCACGAGGTCCGTCTGGCGCAGCACACCCGGCGGATAGCGCACGTCCTCCATCAGCCCGCGCAATTCCGCGCGCTCCAGGGCGAAGTTGCGCGCCGTGAGGTACAGGTCGTTGGAAGGGCCGCCCTCCAGCAACCGGCGGATGAACTCCCCGAAGCGCATCACCGTGCGGCAGTCCTCCGGGTCCAGGTCGTGGTCCGCGCGCGAATCGCGGCCCGCCATCACCTCCACCTCCACGTCGCCGTAGCGCTCCGCCAGGGCCCGGGGCTGCCAGCGCTCCAGGGCGGGCCAGCCGTCCATGAAGTCCTCCAGGATGACGGGCCGGTGCGCCAGGTAGTAGCGCTCCATCAATTCGCGCGCGGACACGCCCCGGCGGCGCTCCAGTCGCTGGTGCCAGCCGGACTGACGATGCAGCGCCACCCGGGTCTCCAGCAGCGAGCGCAGCCTTCCGTGGGACGCCGCGCGACGCCGCCCCTGCGCCACGGCCGGGTGCTGGCTGGCGGACTCCACCGTGGCCCGCGCCTCCGCTGGAGCGACGCCCGACTGAACCAACGTATGCGTGAGCGTCTCCGGCGCCACGCCCAGCACCAGGTTCTCCGCCAGCCACGTCCGCCATCCTGGCGTCAGCTTGGAGGTCACGTCTCCCATGCACCCGTCCCTTCGAGCCGCGGGCGACTGTAGTCCATGGGAGAGCGGGCGGACGGGCCTCCTTCTTCCTGCCCTACCCTGGAGCGGGCCTCCTCCGGCCCACCGGTTCCGACACGGCCGGACGCCTAGATTCCCTGAAGGAGGCCCGAATGAACTCAGGCAGCGGCACGTCCCGGCTCTTCCGCCATACGGCTGGCGCGGCGGTGCTCGCCGCCCTCTTCGGGCTGGCAGTCCCAGCAAGCGCCCGGGCGCCGGAGCAGGCGCCGCAGCTCACGTGCTACCGGATGGCGCTCGACAACGGGCTGACCGACGAACACGCGGCCACCCAGCTCTGCCGGGGCGCCCGCTCGACCGCCCCCGCCCAGTGCTTCCTGCGCGTGCAGGAAGAGGGCTCACTCACGGAGGGGCAGGCCATGCAGCTCTGCCAGTTCGCCACGCCCGATGACGACCCCGCCACCTGCTACCTCCAGGCCCAACGGAAGACGTTCATCGAGCCGTGGCGCGGGGTGCAGCTGTGCCAGCCTCCCATTCAAGACGTGCAGCGCTACTGCCCCATCATCGTGAACTGATGTTTGGGGCGGGCTAGAGTTGGGGAATGAAGGACCTTCCCACGGCCCGTGATTTGGAACTGAGCGCGGCCGAAGCTCCACCCCTCCCCCGCCAGTTGCTGGCGCCCGGGAGCGAAGCGCTCGCCATGCTGGTGCGCCGTGGCTTCCAGCCCTCCGTGGCCCCGCTGGACCTGCCCTTCCCGGCGGACCTGGCGCCCGAGCGGGTGGAGCGACTGGCGGAGCGGCTGGGCCACTACGCGTTCCGGCTCTTCCTTCGCGGCGCGATTCTCCGGCGCGGCAGCTTCCTCCCCGCCGAGGCCACGAAGTACCTGGAGGAAGCGCAGGCGGCAGCGTTCGCCGACGACCTGGTGGCGCTGGGGCTTGCCGCTCGCGAGGAGGACGGGCGCTACCAGTTGCTCCATCCCGCCGCGAGCTTCGGCGGCACGCTGGAGTGGTACGTGGCGCGCGAGCTGAGCGGGCGGTTCGGCTTCGACGTGGCCGCCGGGGTGAAGTTCCACGCGCCCGAGGTGGGCGGGGACCTGGACGTGGTGGCCGCCGCCGAGGGCCGCCTGCTGTACCTGGAGATGAAGTCCTCGCCGCCCAAGCACCTCGCGCCCGACGAGGTAGGAGCATTCTTCCGGCGGGTGCGCGCGCTGCGCCCGCACCTGGCCATCTTCGTCATGGACACCGCCCTGCGCCTGTCCGACAAGGTGCTGCCGCTGCTCCAGGCCGAGCTGAGCACCCAGCCTCCACCCGCGCCCCGCCGGGTGCTGCGCGAGGTCTGGGCCCTCACCCCGCACCTCTATGTCGTCAACGCGCGGCAGGACCTGCTGACCAACATCGGCATCGCCATCGCTGAAGGCTTCCGCGCCCTCGCGCCTCCGCCTCCGTAGGCGTGGCCGCCGTCACGCGGCGGGAGCAGGACGGTCCCCGTGGCGGCGGAGACGACCGCCCGCGACAGGAGGCAATGAAGCCCTCGCGAATGCCCGTAGAGGACGTCTTGCGCCCCAGCGTCCACTCAATGGGAGAAAGGAATGCCCCGCTCGCGATGAAATCGCGCATGGGCATTGCCCTCACCTGGTCACCAGCCTCCTGGCGCACACCTGCACGGCGCGCCGCCGTCCCTGTCACCCCGCTCGGACCGGGTTGCGACCGGAAGGAACCTTCGTTCCACGGAGGCCTCCCTCCCGCGCCGACGAGCTGCGCCGGAAGGAACCTTCATTCCGCGACGGCCGCCCATGAGCCAAGGGCCATGGAAGGAACCTTCATTCCGCGACGGCCGCCCATGAGCCGAGGGCCATGGAAGGAACCTTCATTCCGCGATGGTCCGAGTGCATGGCTTCTCCTCGCCCTGAGTCAGGCACCTGTCGGCCCCTCACTCACGCTTGGGCCGCCGCGTTCTCCGGGCCCCGCTTCCCGTGGCGTCCCGGGGCTTTCGTCCCCCTCCGGGTCTGCACGCGCATCAACTCGCCGCGTGCGGCTGTTGCCTCCGCCGCCGGCCGTCGGACGAGCCGAGAACCCTCCCGGCGACGCCTACGCATCCACCACAGCGTCACGGCGGCCACGGCAACCAGGGCCCCCAGGCGCGTCAGCGAGGGGAACAGCGGCGACGGATCTCGAATGACCATGAGGGCCTCCTGAGCGGGACACGCCCCGGATTGCACCCTGGATGCCATTCGCCCGGCCCGGTGGCATCGGGAGGTTGCACACCGCCCGCACTTCCTGTCGCGCCAGACTGGCGCACCGGATTGGCGCGGTCGCACCATTCTGGAGCCACCAGACTCACGAAGCCGCGCCCACCTGCTGCTCCCGCATCGCCAGCGCCTCGCGCAGCCGGACGATGTCCACCGGCTTCACCAGGTGCTCGTCGAAGCCGGCCTGCAGCGCGCGAGCGCGGTCCTCCTGGAGGCCGTAGCCCGTCAGGGCGATGAGCAGCAGCCCACGCCCTTCCTCCGTGTCGCGCAGCGCCCGGGCCACCCCATAGCCGTCCAGCCCTGGCAGCCCGATGTCCAGGAGGACGACGTCCGGCCGCAGCTCGCGCGCCTTCGCCAGTCCTGACAAGCCGTCCTCGGCCTCGAAGACGGTGTGGCCATCCGCCTCCAGCAACTGACGCACCAGGTGGCGGCTGTCGGCGTGGTCCTCCACCAGCAGCAGCCGGCGTCCCACCCCGGGGAGCACCTCGGCGACCCGAGGCTGCGGCGCTTCCCGCGCCGCGCCGCGCGGCAAGCGCACCGTGAAGGTGCTCCCCCGGGAGGCGCCCTCGCTCCGTGCCCGCACGGTGCCTCCGTGCAGCTCCACCAGACGCTTCACCAGCGTGAGGCCCACCCCGAGCCCGCCCTGGGAACGGTCCAGGGAGCGGTCCGCCTGGAAGAACAGCTCGAAGACGCGCGGCAGCACCTCCGGCGGCAGGCCCACGCCCGTGTCCGAGACCTCCAGCACCACGTCCTCTCCCTCCACACGCGTCCGCACGGAGACGCGGCCGCCCTCGGGCGTGTACTTGAGCGCGTTGGACACCAGGTTGGTGACGACCTGGCCCAGGCGGCTCTCGTCGCCCTCCAGCCACGTCGACTGCACGTCCACTTCGAGCCGGTGCGCCTGCGTCCGCCCGGAGGACTCGAGCGCGGCCATGGCGCGGCGCACGCACTCGGACAGGTCCATGGGGCCCTTCTGCAGGGTGATGCGGCCGCTGCTGACGCGGGCCACGTCGAGCAGATCATCCACCAGTCGGGCCAGGTGGAAGGCCTGACGCTCCACCAGGGCCCGGGTCCGCTCGCGCCGCGCGTCGTCGCGGGCGATGGAGAGCACCTTCACGCCGCTGGTGATGGCGGACAGCGGGTTGCGCAGCTCATGTCCCAGCATGGCGAGGAACTGGTCCTTGGCGCGGCTGGCCGCCTCGGCCTCGGCGCGCGCGGCCTCGGCCTCGCGCATCTTCGCCCGCAGGGCCGCCTCCCGCTCCGCCGCCAGCGCCGTGGTCCGCGCGAGCGCCACCCGCAGCCCCTCCAGCTCGGAGATGCCGGTGGGGCCCACGTTGGTGAAGGCCGCGGGCGTGGCCGCGCTGTCCGTCGCCGCGCGCGCCAGGGCCCGCAGCGGGTGGGTGATGCGGCGCCCCACCCAGGTCGCCCAGGCTCCCGCCACGAGACAGCACACCAGCCCCGCCACGAGCAGCGCGAGCAGCGAGCGCTCCATCGGAGCGGAGAAGACCGCCCGGGGCGCGGAGAACACCACCGTCCAGGGCACCACCTGCGCGCGGGACACGGCCGAGAAGACCTCCATCCCATCAATCGTCCTCGCGGGAAAGAACCCCTCCGGCGAGTGGGCACGCATGTTCGCGACGAACGCCGGAGACGCCACCTTGCCCACGAAGCGCTCCGCCCCGCGGCTGCGCGAGAGGATGACACCCTCCTCGTCCACCAGCGTGCCCACCCACTCGCTGGGGATGCGCTGCTCGGACCAGAGCTTGTCGAAGTGCTGCATCGAGTACAGCGCCACCAGGACGCCGGTGATGCGCTCCCCGCGCCGCACCGGCATCGCCACCACCACCGTGGGTGGGCCCTGCATCCGCTCGACGGGGTAGTCCACGATGACCGGGCGCCCCGTCTCCAGGGCCTCTCGCAGATAGGGGAGCCCCAGCGGGCTGGACACGCTCGTGCCGAACGGCTCGTCCGTGGTGAGGAGGGTGCGTCCGTTCGCATCCACCAGCGCCAGGGAGCTCCACGGCTGCCGCGAGCGGACGACGGTGCGGGCCGTCGCATAGAAGGTCTCGTACTCCCCTCGCGCCAGGAGCTCGGAGTGGGACAGCACTTCCAGCGCCCGGATGGACTGGCCCAGCTCGCGGTCCACCGCCAGCGCCAGCGCCCGGGCCGTCTCCCGCATGCCCTGTTCCCTGGCGCCACGCTGCGAGGTGGCGAAGCGGTCGACGGCCCCCGCCGCGAAGAGGACGAGGGGAATGAGCAGCCCCAGCGCGAGCAGCGCGAGGTGGAAGCGAAGCGGGCGCGCCTTCATCGACCGGATTCTGGGAGAGACTCGAGCATGGAGGAGGCCGACGCCGTTCGAGGGGGAGCGTCGCGTCCCCCATCCTGCCCGGCCCGGGAGTCAAGAGGCCCCTCTCGTATCTCGGACTGGCACGGGTTGAACAGTTACCCCCGGTGCTCCTCGTCTCCTGTCCAAGCTATCCTGAGGCCCATCCCGTCCGAGCGGGATTCGAGGGCCCCCATGAGAGCCGCGCCATGGATGCTGAGTGCCGTGCTCGCGGTGGCGGCCGGCTGCGCGCCCACCACGCTGAGCCCCATGGGCGTACGGCTGGCGCGGGGAGACCCGAGCCACATGACGACCCGCGCGGGCATGCGCACCGGCCCCCG
The genomic region above belongs to Pyxidicoccus trucidator and contains:
- a CDS encoding cupin-like domain-containing protein — protein: MGDVTSKLTPGWRTWLAENLVLGVAPETLTHTLVQSGVAPAEARATVESASQHPAVAQGRRRAASHGRLRSLLETRVALHRQSGWHQRLERRRGVSARELMERYYLAHRPVILEDFMDGWPALERWQPRALAERYGDVEVEVMAGRDSRADHDLDPEDCRTVMRFGEFIRRLLEGGPSNDLYLTARNFALERAELRGLMEDVRYPPGVLRQTDLVGAVKLWVGPEGTRTAMHHDLGTVFFGQIAGRKRFRLIPSFQTHHLYSHREVWSQVDADAPDLERFPAYREADVLEAVVGPGEMLLIPAGWWHQVFALDVSVSVTFQEFDVPGGNTWWKLR
- a CDS encoding ATP-binding protein — encoded protein: MKARPLRFHLALLALGLLIPLVLFAAGAVDRFATSQRGAREQGMRETARALALAVDRELGQSIRALEVLSHSELLARGEYETFYATARTVVRSRQPWSSLALVDANGRTLLTTDEPFGTSVSSPLGLPYLREALETGRPVIVDYPVERMQGPPTVVVAMPVRRGERITGVLVALYSMQHFDKLWSEQRIPSEWVGTLVDEEGVILSRSRGAERFVGKVASPAFVANMRAHSPEGFFPARTIDGMEVFSAVSRAQVVPWTVVFSAPRAVFSAPMERSLLALLVAGLVCCLVAGAWATWVGRRITHPLRALARAATDSAATPAAFTNVGPTGISELEGLRVALARTTALAAEREAALRAKMREAEAARAEAEAASRAKDQFLAMLGHELRNPLSAITSGVKVLSIARDDARRERTRALVERQAFHLARLVDDLLDVARVSSGRITLQKGPMDLSECVRRAMAALESSGRTQAHRLEVDVQSTWLEGDESRLGQVVTNLVSNALKYTPEGGRVSVRTRVEGEDVVLEVSDTGVGLPPEVLPRVFELFFQADRSLDRSQGGLGVGLTLVKRLVELHGGTVRARSEGASRGSTFTVRLPRGAAREAPQPRVAEVLPGVGRRLLLVEDHADSRHLVRQLLEADGHTVFEAEDGLSGLAKARELRPDVVLLDIGLPGLDGYGVARALRDTEEGRGLLLIALTGYGLQEDRARALQAGFDEHLVKPVDIVRLREALAMREQQVGAAS